The following proteins are encoded in a genomic region of Molothrus aeneus isolate 106 chromosome 14, BPBGC_Maene_1.0, whole genome shotgun sequence:
- the LOC136562720 gene encoding UAP56-interacting factor-like isoform X3 — MEAAGPQPAPGPAAGPQPGAEEIDMSLDDIIKRHRKEQPDASAVGDSRRQQVKNRSSASGYGRPRYRAWKQRNLQGPQRFRRGFGQQQFSRRQFRNAVPGGKRRAAAAFQGVSPLNRQDSAQEGTKKSNAFAKSSGGQQEEQPQPSPSPKRFRADAASIRAPGRSRPFLLNRGAAFQQKRMQQWFSKARFQRWQMDSQGEGKPPRMRRWQVKPSPGAILTVSVLNPQAGQPSLPGSKRPFLRSQRAPARVAKPQPRGVLLRFNFRAMANQTSLTLDERFSGLRNKRRFTAARSARRTVTMP; from the exons AtggaggcggcggggccgcaGCCCGCACCGGgccccgcggcggggccgcaGCCGGGCGCCGAGGAGATCGACATGTCCCTGG ATGACATCATAAAGCGGCACAGGAAAGAGCAGCCAGATGCCAGCGCCGTGGGCgacagcagaaggcagcaggtCAAGAACAGGAGCTCAGCCTCCGGCTATGGGCGGCCCCGATACCGAGCCTGGAAGCAGAGGAATTTGCAAG GACCTCAGCGTTTCAGAAGAGGCTTTGGACAGCAGCAGTTCAGTCGGAGACAGTTCAGGAATGCTGTGCCTGGGGGCAAGagaagagcagctgctgcattcCAAGGAGTGAGCCCTTTGAACCGCCAGGACTCAGCTCAGGAG GGCACCAAGAAGAGCAATGCTTTTGCCAAAAGCAgtggtgggcagcaggaggaacagCCACAGCCATCTCCAAGCCCCAAGAGATTCAGAGCAGATGCTGCCAGCATCCGTGCCCCAGGGAGGAG CAGGCCTTTCCTGCTGAACAGAGGAGCAGCGTTCCAGCAGAAGCGGATGCAGCAGTGGTTCTCCAAAGCTCGCTTCCAGAGATGG caGATGGATTCTCAAGGAGAGGGGAAACCGCCAAGGATGAGAAG GTGGCAAGTGAAACCCAGCCCGGGAGCAATTCTGACGGTTTCTGTGCTTAATCCCCAGGCgggccagcccagcct GCCTGGATCCAAGCGCCCATTCCTGCGAAGCCAGAGGGCCCCAGCACGGGTGGccaagccccagcccaggggggtGCTGCTGAGGTTCAACTTCCGCGCCATGGCCAACCAG ACCAGCCTGACGCTGGATGAGAGGTTCTCTGGTCTGAGGAATAAGAGGCGCTTTACAGCGGCCAGGAGCGCCCGGCGGACGGTCACCATGCCTTAG
- the LOC136562720 gene encoding UAP56-interacting factor-like isoform X4 codes for MEAAGPQPAPGPAAGPQPGAEEIDMSLDDIIKRHRKEQPDASAVGDSRRQQVKNRSSASGYGRPRYRAWKQRNLQGPQRFRRGFGQQQFSRRQFRNAVPGGKRRAAAAFQGVSPLNRQDSAQEGTKKSNAFAKSSGGQQEEQPQPSPSPKRFRADAASIRAPGRRPFLLNRGAAFQQKRMQQWFSKARFQRWQMDSQGEGKPPRMRRWQVKPSPGAILTVSVLNPQAGQPSLPGSKRPFLRSQRAPARVAKPQPRGVLLRFNFRAMANQTSLTLDERFSGLRNKRRFTAARSARRTVTMP; via the exons AtggaggcggcggggccgcaGCCCGCACCGGgccccgcggcggggccgcaGCCGGGCGCCGAGGAGATCGACATGTCCCTGG ATGACATCATAAAGCGGCACAGGAAAGAGCAGCCAGATGCCAGCGCCGTGGGCgacagcagaaggcagcaggtCAAGAACAGGAGCTCAGCCTCCGGCTATGGGCGGCCCCGATACCGAGCCTGGAAGCAGAGGAATTTGCAAG GACCTCAGCGTTTCAGAAGAGGCTTTGGACAGCAGCAGTTCAGTCGGAGACAGTTCAGGAATGCTGTGCCTGGGGGCAAGagaagagcagctgctgcattcCAAGGAGTGAGCCCTTTGAACCGCCAGGACTCAGCTCAGGAG GGCACCAAGAAGAGCAATGCTTTTGCCAAAAGCAgtggtgggcagcaggaggaacagCCACAGCCATCTCCAAGCCCCAAGAGATTCAGAGCAGATGCTGCCAGCATCCGTGCCCCAGGGAGGAG GCCTTTCCTGCTGAACAGAGGAGCAGCGTTCCAGCAGAAGCGGATGCAGCAGTGGTTCTCCAAAGCTCGCTTCCAGAGATGG caGATGGATTCTCAAGGAGAGGGGAAACCGCCAAGGATGAGAAG GTGGCAAGTGAAACCCAGCCCGGGAGCAATTCTGACGGTTTCTGTGCTTAATCCCCAGGCgggccagcccagcct GCCTGGATCCAAGCGCCCATTCCTGCGAAGCCAGAGGGCCCCAGCACGGGTGGccaagccccagcccaggggggtGCTGCTGAGGTTCAACTTCCGCGCCATGGCCAACCAG ACCAGCCTGACGCTGGATGAGAGGTTCTCTGGTCTGAGGAATAAGAGGCGCTTTACAGCGGCCAGGAGCGCCCGGCGGACGGTCACCATGCCTTAG
- the LOC136562720 gene encoding UAP56-interacting factor-like isoform X2, translating to MEAAGPQPAPGPAAGPQPGAEEIDMSLDDIIKRHRKEQPDASAVGDSRRQQVKNRSSASGYGRPRYRAWKQRNLQGPQRFRRGFGQQQFSRRQFRNAVPGGKRRAAAAFQGVSPLNRQDSAQEGTKKSNAFAKSSGGQQEEQPQPSPSPKRFRADAASIRAPGRRPFLLNRGAAFQQKRMQQWFSKARFQRWQMDSQGEGKPPRMRRWQVKPSPGAILTVSVLNPQAGQPSLPGSKRPFLRSQRAPARVAKPQPRGVLLRFNFRAMANQVEDCRRHRRHLAPCSSPATELLTSHSGFWGCQLGLSNTTWEESPVAVLARLLTKLKALEKTVQQLQTQPSFPHSDGLSWPVHVLAWSREVLLMSSPGQRGLFHCQCFPFLRDTWHFWALLALCFGALLGVTFYTEVWSKSPGAAEKSCSTFFIAGVSCVDGLVLPDALCSNAICLLLFLPRMPCVLGLGAAWRFSSRTQSVELPVSVC from the exons AtggaggcggcggggccgcaGCCCGCACCGGgccccgcggcggggccgcaGCCGGGCGCCGAGGAGATCGACATGTCCCTGG ATGACATCATAAAGCGGCACAGGAAAGAGCAGCCAGATGCCAGCGCCGTGGGCgacagcagaaggcagcaggtCAAGAACAGGAGCTCAGCCTCCGGCTATGGGCGGCCCCGATACCGAGCCTGGAAGCAGAGGAATTTGCAAG GACCTCAGCGTTTCAGAAGAGGCTTTGGACAGCAGCAGTTCAGTCGGAGACAGTTCAGGAATGCTGTGCCTGGGGGCAAGagaagagcagctgctgcattcCAAGGAGTGAGCCCTTTGAACCGCCAGGACTCAGCTCAGGAG GGCACCAAGAAGAGCAATGCTTTTGCCAAAAGCAgtggtgggcagcaggaggaacagCCACAGCCATCTCCAAGCCCCAAGAGATTCAGAGCAGATGCTGCCAGCATCCGTGCCCCAGGGAGGAG GCCTTTCCTGCTGAACAGAGGAGCAGCGTTCCAGCAGAAGCGGATGCAGCAGTGGTTCTCCAAAGCTCGCTTCCAGAGATGG caGATGGATTCTCAAGGAGAGGGGAAACCGCCAAGGATGAGAAG GTGGCAAGTGAAACCCAGCCCGGGAGCAATTCTGACGGTTTCTGTGCTTAATCCCCAGGCgggccagcccagcct GCCTGGATCCAAGCGCCCATTCCTGCGAAGCCAGAGGGCCCCAGCACGGGTGGccaagccccagcccaggggggtGCTGCTGAGGTTCAACTTCCGCGCCATGGCCAACCAGGTAGAGGATTGTCGACGGCACAGGAGGCacctggctccctgcagcagccctgccactgAGCTCTTAACGTCACACTCAGGTTTCTGGGGCTGCCAGCTGGGTTTATCTAACACAACCTGGGAGGAAAGTCCCGTAGCTGTGTTGGCCAGGTTGCTCACAAaactgaaggcacttgagaaGACTGTTCAGCAACTACAGACTCAGCCCAGTTTTCCCCACTCTGATGGCCTGTCTTGGCCTGTCCATGTGCTTgcttggagcagggaggtcCTGCTGATGAGTAGTCCTGGCCAGAGGGGACTGTTTCACTGTCAGTGCTTCCCATTCCTCAGAGACACATGGCACTTCTGGGCTTTGCTCGCTCTTTGCTTTGGTGCCCTTCTTGGTGTCACATTTTACACTGAAGTATGGTCCAagagccctggggcagctgagaAATCCTGCTCCACCTTCTTCATTGCCGGCGTTTCTTGTGTGGACGGTTTGGTTTTACCCGATGCCTTGTGCTCAAATGCCATCTGCTTGCTCCTGTTCTTGCCGAGGATGCCctgtgtcctggggctgggagctgcttggAGGTTTTCCAGCCGCACACAGTCTGTCGAGCTCCCTGTCTCTGTGTGCTGA
- the LOC136562720 gene encoding UAP56-interacting factor-like isoform X1, with protein MEAAGPQPAPGPAAGPQPGAEEIDMSLDDIIKRHRKEQPDASAVGDSRRQQVKNRSSASGYGRPRYRAWKQRNLQGPQRFRRGFGQQQFSRRQFRNAVPGGKRRAAAAFQGVSPLNRQDSAQEGTKKSNAFAKSSGGQQEEQPQPSPSPKRFRADAASIRAPGRSRPFLLNRGAAFQQKRMQQWFSKARFQRWQMDSQGEGKPPRMRRWQVKPSPGAILTVSVLNPQAGQPSLPGSKRPFLRSQRAPARVAKPQPRGVLLRFNFRAMANQVEDCRRHRRHLAPCSSPATELLTSHSGFWGCQLGLSNTTWEESPVAVLARLLTKLKALEKTVQQLQTQPSFPHSDGLSWPVHVLAWSREVLLMSSPGQRGLFHCQCFPFLRDTWHFWALLALCFGALLGVTFYTEVWSKSPGAAEKSCSTFFIAGVSCVDGLVLPDALCSNAICLLLFLPRMPCVLGLGAAWRFSSRTQSVELPVSVC; from the exons AtggaggcggcggggccgcaGCCCGCACCGGgccccgcggcggggccgcaGCCGGGCGCCGAGGAGATCGACATGTCCCTGG ATGACATCATAAAGCGGCACAGGAAAGAGCAGCCAGATGCCAGCGCCGTGGGCgacagcagaaggcagcaggtCAAGAACAGGAGCTCAGCCTCCGGCTATGGGCGGCCCCGATACCGAGCCTGGAAGCAGAGGAATTTGCAAG GACCTCAGCGTTTCAGAAGAGGCTTTGGACAGCAGCAGTTCAGTCGGAGACAGTTCAGGAATGCTGTGCCTGGGGGCAAGagaagagcagctgctgcattcCAAGGAGTGAGCCCTTTGAACCGCCAGGACTCAGCTCAGGAG GGCACCAAGAAGAGCAATGCTTTTGCCAAAAGCAgtggtgggcagcaggaggaacagCCACAGCCATCTCCAAGCCCCAAGAGATTCAGAGCAGATGCTGCCAGCATCCGTGCCCCAGGGAGGAG CAGGCCTTTCCTGCTGAACAGAGGAGCAGCGTTCCAGCAGAAGCGGATGCAGCAGTGGTTCTCCAAAGCTCGCTTCCAGAGATGG caGATGGATTCTCAAGGAGAGGGGAAACCGCCAAGGATGAGAAG GTGGCAAGTGAAACCCAGCCCGGGAGCAATTCTGACGGTTTCTGTGCTTAATCCCCAGGCgggccagcccagcct GCCTGGATCCAAGCGCCCATTCCTGCGAAGCCAGAGGGCCCCAGCACGGGTGGccaagccccagcccaggggggtGCTGCTGAGGTTCAACTTCCGCGCCATGGCCAACCAGGTAGAGGATTGTCGACGGCACAGGAGGCacctggctccctgcagcagccctgccactgAGCTCTTAACGTCACACTCAGGTTTCTGGGGCTGCCAGCTGGGTTTATCTAACACAACCTGGGAGGAAAGTCCCGTAGCTGTGTTGGCCAGGTTGCTCACAAaactgaaggcacttgagaaGACTGTTCAGCAACTACAGACTCAGCCCAGTTTTCCCCACTCTGATGGCCTGTCTTGGCCTGTCCATGTGCTTgcttggagcagggaggtcCTGCTGATGAGTAGTCCTGGCCAGAGGGGACTGTTTCACTGTCAGTGCTTCCCATTCCTCAGAGACACATGGCACTTCTGGGCTTTGCTCGCTCTTTGCTTTGGTGCCCTTCTTGGTGTCACATTTTACACTGAAGTATGGTCCAagagccctggggcagctgagaAATCCTGCTCCACCTTCTTCATTGCCGGCGTTTCTTGTGTGGACGGTTTGGTTTTACCCGATGCCTTGTGCTCAAATGCCATCTGCTTGCTCCTGTTCTTGCCGAGGATGCCctgtgtcctggggctgggagctgcttggAGGTTTTCCAGCCGCACACAGTCTGTCGAGCTCCCTGTCTCTGTGTGCTGA